A window from Triticum aestivum cultivar Chinese Spring chromosome 6D, IWGSC CS RefSeq v2.1, whole genome shotgun sequence encodes these proteins:
- the LOC123141188 gene encoding uncharacterized protein — protein sequence MPPFRRDRARPSATPPPYTNGWLWRHQQRHRTRRAGAEGKKALPGVSSSATDIVRCGATCSHSVNAVATHADAISRSLPPPAQFLPHLALGFFHQEARAPRASPALPPRFVPTEAASRLLGPRPQLEHVAAGLFDHARPVASRNGRVVLELRREARADGLTLSVCNPMTGEISMLPPLSGDHCPGHYVCAILTGDDLDVPAPSGFFRVLLVYNRRSFTALRSCSSADADAGVACRWGPEERKPGGKISANMLRGLGHAVVVGGAAYWPMHHEAFGVRLDGPPSEPMDMCPVPYRQSHYYAGERLLGTSPDGKRLSLLDVGFLGCTDFCINIETQTAAGGEWEGHEQARLKLISLPELGITMTTAFKLRWFGEKSGTVIFTVGEGGGCTSQGVFILNITTRCLEKVADGVECHAWKYLCGYEMDREALFASSDRSVLTSR from the coding sequence ATGCCGCCGTTTCGACGGGACCGCGCCCGTCCCTCGGCGACGCCACCACCGTACACCAACGGGTGGCTGTGGCGGCACCAGCAACGACACCGGACCAGGCGCGCCGGCGCCGAGGGAAAAAAGGCTCTGCCTGGCGTGTCCTCGTCCGCCACCGACATCGTCCGCTGCGGGGCGACGTGCAGTCACTCGGTAAACGCCGTGGCCACGCACGCCGACGCCATCTcccgctctctgccgccgcccgcGCAATTCCTCCCCCACCTCGCTCTCGGCTTCTTCCACCAGGAAGCCCGCGCCCCCCGCGCCTCCCCCGCGCTGCCGCCGCGCTTCGTCCCGACGGAAGCCGCCTCGCGCCTCCTGGGCCCCCGCCCCCAGCTCGAACACGTCGCCGCCGGGCTGTTCGACCACGCCCGCCCTGTCGCATCCCGCAACGGCCGTGTTGTCCTGGAGCTCCGGCGCGAGGCGCGCGCCGACGGCCTTACGCTCAGCGTGTGCAACCCCATGACGGGGGAAATCTCCATGCTCCCTCCGCTCTCCGGCGACCACTGCCCCGGGCACTACGTGTGTGCGATACTCACCGGCGACGACCTAGACGTGCCCGCGCCGTCGGGCTTCTTCCGCGTGCTCCTCGTCTACAACCGCCGTAGCTTCACGGCGCTGCGCTCCTGCTCCTCtgccgacgccgacgccggcgtCGCATGCCGCTGGGGGCCGGAAGAAAGGAAACCCGGCGGCAAGATCAGCGCCAACATGCTGCGCGGTCTTGGCCACGCCGTCGTGGTCGGCGGCGCGGCCTACTGGCCCATGCACCACGAGGCGTTCGGCGTGCGGCTCGACGGCCCGCCGTCGGAGCCCATGGATATGTGTCCGGTGCCCTACAGGCAGTCGCACTATTACGCCGGCGAGCGCCTGCTGGGCACCTCCCCGGACGGGAAGCGCCTGAGCCTCCTCGACGTGGGCTTCCTGGGATGCACGGACTTCTGCATCAACATCGAGACCCAGACGGCTGCCGGCGGGGAGTGGGAGGGGCACGAACAGGCCCGACTCAAACTCATCAGCCTACCCGAGCTCGGGATTACCATGACAACGGCGTTTAAGCTGCGGTGGTTCGGCGAGAAGAGCGGCACCGTGATATTCACCGTCGGAGAAGGAGGAGGGTGCACCAGTCAGGGCGTCTTCATATTGAACATCACGACAAGATGCCTCGAGAAGGTTGCCGACGGCGTCGAGTGCCACGCGTGGAAATACTTGTGCGGCTACGAGATGGACCGCGAGGCGCTCTTTGCGTCGTCCGATAGATCGGTCCTGACTTCTCGCTAA